A genomic window from Mesorhizobium sp. 131-2-1 includes:
- a CDS encoding ABC transporter permease: MTAIEDSALKLDPEEARRVRQERLERIGKWVLPLTIMILAIWLWDRICVWNEIPQYILPRPGVVLQTLHDDAGLLFSSLLVTLRITFLSLLLAVIGGVGLAVLFAQSKWVEMSFFPFAIVLQVTPIVAIFPLINIYINNQTTKLLLCAWIVAFFPILSNTTLGLNSVDRNLRDLFKLNGATRWQQLRYLRLPAAMPYFLGGLKIAGGLSLIGAVVAEFVAGAQGQSSGLASRIIEAGYRLNAPRLFAALILISLTGILIFLVLSLVSHLILRRWHESALKQER; encoded by the coding sequence ATGACGGCCATTGAAGACAGTGCATTGAAGCTCGATCCGGAAGAGGCGCGCCGCGTCCGCCAGGAGCGGCTGGAGCGGATCGGCAAATGGGTGCTGCCGCTGACGATCATGATCCTGGCGATCTGGCTGTGGGACCGCATCTGCGTCTGGAACGAGATACCGCAATACATCCTGCCGCGACCGGGCGTGGTGCTGCAGACGCTGCATGACGATGCCGGCCTTTTGTTCTCCTCGCTGCTGGTGACGCTCAGGATCACCTTCCTCAGCCTGCTCCTTGCCGTCATCGGCGGCGTCGGATTGGCGGTGCTTTTCGCGCAGTCGAAATGGGTGGAGATGTCGTTCTTCCCCTTTGCCATCGTGCTGCAGGTGACGCCGATCGTCGCCATCTTCCCGCTGATCAACATCTACATCAACAACCAGACGACGAAGCTTCTGCTGTGCGCCTGGATCGTCGCCTTCTTCCCGATCCTCTCCAACACCACGCTTGGGCTGAACTCCGTCGACCGCAACCTGCGCGACCTGTTCAAGCTCAACGGCGCGACCCGCTGGCAACAGTTGCGCTATCTGCGCCTGCCGGCGGCCATGCCCTATTTCCTCGGCGGCCTGAAGATCGCCGGCGGCCTATCGCTGATCGGCGCGGTGGTGGCCGAATTCGTCGCCGGGGCGCAGGGCCAGTCGTCGGGGCTCGCCTCGCGCATCATCGAGGCCGGCTACCGGCTCAACGCGCCGCGCCTGTTCGCGGCGCTGATCCTGATCTCGCTGACCGGCATCCTGATCTTCCTGGTGCTGTCGTTGGTGTCGCATCTGATCCTGCGCCGCTGGCACGAGAGCGCGCTCAAGCAGGAGCGGTAG
- a CDS encoding NAD(P)H-dependent oxidoreductase, with protein MRVLVVYCHPVPESFCASIRDSVIEVLTARGWEVRLLDLYAENFNPVMSCEERRFYNERAPQDPALRPHFDHLMWAEAILFVYPTWWYGLPAMLKGWLDRVWATDVAFKLPAGKGRIKSLMTHVTKVGVITTCGAPTWWSVVVGQPGRKTILRGMRALCAPRCRTLFLAHYLMDASTPKSRAAFLAKVRAKLERF; from the coding sequence ATGCGCGTGCTGGTGGTCTATTGCCATCCGGTGCCCGAGAGTTTTTGCGCCTCGATCCGCGACAGCGTCATCGAGGTGCTGACGGCGAGGGGCTGGGAGGTACGTCTGCTCGACCTCTATGCCGAGAATTTCAATCCGGTGATGAGCTGCGAGGAGCGGCGTTTCTACAACGAGCGCGCGCCACAGGATCCGGCACTGAGGCCACATTTCGATCATCTGATGTGGGCCGAGGCTATCCTGTTCGTCTATCCGACCTGGTGGTACGGGCTGCCGGCGATGCTGAAGGGCTGGCTCGACCGGGTGTGGGCGACCGATGTTGCCTTCAAGCTGCCGGCCGGCAAAGGGCGGATCAAGTCGCTGATGACGCATGTCACCAAGGTCGGCGTGATCACCACCTGCGGCGCACCGACCTGGTGGAGCGTCGTCGTCGGCCAACCCGGCCGCAAGACCATCCTGCGCGGCATGCGCGCGCTCTGCGCCCCGCGCTGCCGGACGCTCTTTCTGGCGCACTATCTGATGGATGCCTCGACCCCGAAAAGCCGGGCGGCGTTTTTGGCGAAGGTGCGCGCGAAGCTGGAGCGGTTTTGA
- a CDS encoding NAD(P)H-dependent oxidoreductase — translation MNILVLYAHPVETSFNAGLHRTIVERLSAAGHTIDDCDLYAEDFDPRLTRTERLGYHDQRGPGDAVAGYVERLQRAEALVLSFPVWNYGYPAILKGFFDRVFLPGVSFKLVDGKVQPTLHNIGKLAAVTTYGGSRFRAMLMGDPPRKVVKRMLRATIKPGAPVSYLAHYSMNLSTDETRNAFTAKVAASMDQF, via the coding sequence ATGAATATCCTCGTCCTTTACGCTCATCCGGTCGAGACCAGCTTCAATGCCGGCCTGCACCGGACGATCGTCGAGCGGCTGAGCGCGGCGGGGCACACGATCGACGATTGCGACCTCTATGCCGAGGATTTCGACCCCAGGCTCACACGGACCGAACGGCTCGGCTACCACGACCAGCGCGGACCGGGCGATGCCGTGGCCGGCTATGTCGAAAGGCTGCAAAGAGCGGAAGCGCTGGTGCTGTCGTTCCCGGTGTGGAACTACGGCTATCCGGCGATCCTGAAAGGCTTTTTCGACCGCGTCTTCCTGCCCGGCGTGTCGTTCAAGCTGGTCGACGGCAAGGTGCAGCCGACGCTGCACAATATAGGCAAGCTGGCCGCCGTCACCACCTATGGCGGCAGCCGCTTCCGGGCCATGCTGATGGGCGATCCACCGCGCAAGGTGGTCAAGCGCATGCTGCGGGCCACCATCAAGCCCGGCGCTCCCGTCTCCTACCTCGCGCATTATTCGATGAACCTGTCGACCGACGAGACGCGCAACGCCTTCACGGCGAAGGTCGCGGCCAGCATGGATCAATTCTGA
- a CDS encoding FAD-binding oxidoreductase, with protein MDIAALKRDLDGLKIDDHPAIVQQKSRDFYWYSPVLKQQLDHVTGDLIVTPKTEDEVIRVLAACHRQGVPVTPRGSGTGNYGQAMPLSGGVVLNLAEMNAVKAIAPGRVVTGPGAVLADIDKATRAHSAQELRMSPSTYNTASIGGFVAGGSGGVGSIRWGGLRDLGNVIRLRTVTMEAEPRVMELTGEDVLKVMHAYGTNGIITEVEMPLTASYDWIDVIVGFDDFMEAAGFGNDLAVQDGILAKLITPIAAPIPYDYFKRHQKFFRRGQSIVVCMIAPHAMDAFVAFVRSTKGEVVFRADQEADLKGLPPAYELTWNHTTLRAIRVDPTITYLQARYPSPDHLAHVKAMVDRFGDEVPAHLEFIRFDGAIGAAGLPLVRYTTEERLDEIIRIHEDNGCWIFNPHRYTLEEGGMKRTDDVQLAFKRETDPQGLLNPGKMIAWENPDYDYRSSKSFLFKGLQKAG; from the coding sequence ATGGATATTGCGGCGCTGAAGCGCGATCTCGACGGGCTCAAGATCGACGACCATCCGGCAATCGTCCAGCAGAAAAGCCGCGACTTCTACTGGTACAGCCCGGTGCTGAAACAGCAGCTCGATCATGTCACCGGCGACCTGATCGTCACGCCGAAGACCGAGGACGAGGTGATCCGCGTGCTCGCCGCCTGCCACCGCCAAGGCGTTCCGGTGACGCCGCGCGGCAGCGGCACCGGCAATTACGGACAGGCGATGCCGCTGTCGGGCGGCGTGGTGCTGAACCTCGCCGAGATGAACGCGGTCAAGGCGATCGCGCCGGGCCGCGTGGTGACCGGACCAGGCGCGGTGCTGGCCGACATCGACAAGGCGACGCGCGCCCATTCGGCCCAGGAGCTGCGCATGTCACCGTCGACCTACAATACGGCGTCGATCGGCGGCTTCGTCGCCGGCGGCTCGGGCGGCGTCGGATCGATCCGCTGGGGCGGTCTGCGTGACCTTGGCAACGTCATCCGGCTCAGGACCGTGACGATGGAAGCGGAGCCGCGCGTCATGGAGCTCACCGGCGAGGACGTGCTCAAGGTCATGCACGCCTACGGCACCAACGGCATCATCACCGAGGTCGAGATGCCGCTGACCGCCTCCTATGACTGGATCGACGTCATCGTCGGCTTCGACGATTTCATGGAGGCGGCCGGCTTCGGCAACGACCTCGCCGTCCAGGACGGCATATTGGCGAAGCTGATCACGCCGATCGCCGCGCCCATCCCCTATGACTATTTCAAGCGGCACCAGAAATTCTTCCGCCGCGGACAGAGCATCGTGGTGTGCATGATCGCGCCGCATGCGATGGACGCCTTCGTTGCCTTCGTGCGCAGTACCAAGGGCGAGGTCGTGTTCCGGGCCGACCAGGAGGCCGACCTCAAGGGTCTGCCGCCGGCCTATGAGCTGACCTGGAACCACACGACGCTGCGGGCGATCCGGGTCGATCCGACGATCACCTATCTGCAGGCGCGCTATCCGTCGCCCGATCATCTCGCCCACGTCAAGGCGATGGTCGACCGCTTCGGCGACGAGGTGCCGGCGCATCTCGAATTCATCCGCTTCGACGGCGCGATCGGTGCCGCCGGTCTGCCGCTGGTGCGCTACACCACGGAAGAGCGGCTGGACGAGATCATCCGCATCCATGAGGACAATGGCTGCTGGATCTTCAATCCGCACCGCTACACGCTTGAAGAGGGCGGCATGAAGCGTACCGACGATGTCCAACTCGCCTTCAAGCGCGAGACCGACCCGCAAGGGCTACTCAACCCCGGCAAGATGATCGCCTGGGAAAACCCCGACTACGACTACCGTTCGAGCAAGTCGTTCCTGTTCAAGGGGCTGCAAAAGGCGGGCTAA
- a CDS encoding ABC transporter substrate-binding protein — MVGKRKILAGALVLLAAGTLGAAANEKVTFGTNWLAEPEHGGYYQAVADGTYAACGLDVTIMQGGPQVSGRPMLLAGKIDFYMGGNLLSAFDAVQQGIPMRVVAADFQKDPQVIMSQPGQGLDKWEDLKNADQYILGDEGAQTFFQWMVTELGFDAAKRVPYTFNPAPFIANKKSIQQGYVTSEPFAVQKAGGFVPNQFLLADYGWDTYATTVEVMQDTIDKRPEVVQCFVDGSAKGWYNYLYGDNKAANDMIKKDNPDMTDEQIAFSIEQLKKFGVVDSGDTEKLGIGAMTEARIQSFYDKMVKAKVAQPGIDIKKAYTLAFINKGIGLDLKK; from the coding sequence ATGGTCGGAAAACGGAAGATTTTGGCGGGCGCTCTTGTGCTGCTTGCAGCGGGTACGTTGGGTGCGGCGGCGAACGAGAAAGTCACCTTCGGCACCAATTGGCTGGCCGAACCGGAGCATGGCGGCTACTACCAGGCGGTCGCTGACGGCACCTACGCCGCCTGCGGGCTTGACGTGACCATCATGCAGGGCGGCCCGCAGGTCAGCGGCCGGCCGATGCTGCTGGCCGGCAAGATCGATTTCTACATGGGCGGCAACCTGCTTTCGGCCTTCGATGCCGTGCAGCAGGGCATCCCGATGCGCGTCGTCGCCGCGGACTTCCAGAAGGACCCGCAGGTCATCATGTCCCAGCCGGGGCAGGGGCTGGACAAGTGGGAAGACCTGAAAAACGCCGACCAGTACATTCTCGGCGACGAGGGCGCGCAGACCTTCTTCCAGTGGATGGTCACCGAGCTCGGCTTCGATGCCGCCAAGCGCGTGCCCTACACGTTCAACCCGGCGCCCTTCATCGCCAACAAGAAGTCGATCCAGCAGGGCTACGTCACCTCGGAGCCGTTCGCGGTGCAGAAGGCGGGCGGCTTCGTGCCGAACCAGTTCCTGCTCGCCGACTATGGCTGGGACACCTATGCGACAACGGTCGAGGTCATGCAGGACACGATCGACAAGCGGCCGGAGGTGGTTCAGTGCTTCGTCGATGGCTCGGCCAAGGGCTGGTACAACTACCTCTACGGCGACAACAAGGCCGCCAACGACATGATCAAGAAGGACAATCCGGATATGACGGATGAGCAGATCGCCTTCTCGATCGAACAGCTGAAGAAGTTCGGCGTGGTCGATTCCGGCGACACCGAGAAGCTGGGCATCGGCGCCATGACGGAAGCGCGCATCCAGAGCTTCTACGACAAGATGGTCAAGGCCAAGGTCGCGCAGCCGGGCATCGATATCAAGAAGGCCTATACGCTCGCCTTCATCAACAAGGGCATCGGGCTGGACCTGAAGAAGTAA
- a CDS encoding cytosine deaminase: MIPDSASYRLGNVRVHQSLTPGLAATFDSDGFALADIAVTDGKISSIAARGKSKAPADAIDLAGRIVLPCFVDCHTHIDKGHIWPRKPNPDGTFMGALNATGADRAARWSAEDVARRMDFSLRSAYAHGTRALRTHLDSVAPQEEISWPVFETMREKWRGRIELQAACLLGIEGVRDKAWFERLAKRVAAAKGVLGVVTYMVPDLEELLDRVFGQAIKHGLDLDFHADETDDVAAISLKKIAEASLWNGFEGNILVGHCCSLARQPDLEVLDTLDKVAKAGLAVVSLPMCNLYLQDRRGDGTTPRWRGVTLLHEMRARGIPVAVASDNTRDPFHAYGDLDMLEVYRMATRILHFDHPVGDWPQAVAATPAKVMRLDGFGTLATGGNADFIVFKGRSWTELLSRPESDRIVVRGGRAIERRLPDYAELDELMV, translated from the coding sequence TTGATTCCGGACTCAGCGTCATATCGACTAGGCAACGTCCGTGTTCATCAATCACTGACGCCGGGCCTCGCCGCAACCTTCGACAGCGACGGCTTCGCGCTCGCCGACATCGCCGTGACCGATGGCAAGATTTCCAGCATTGCAGCACGCGGCAAATCGAAAGCGCCGGCCGATGCCATAGACCTTGCCGGCCGCATCGTGCTGCCGTGCTTCGTCGACTGCCACACCCACATCGACAAGGGTCATATCTGGCCGCGAAAACCCAATCCCGACGGCACCTTCATGGGGGCGCTCAACGCCACGGGCGCCGACCGTGCTGCCCGCTGGAGCGCCGAGGATGTCGCCCGCCGCATGGATTTCTCGCTGCGCTCGGCCTACGCGCACGGCACCAGGGCCTTGCGCACGCACCTCGACAGTGTTGCGCCGCAGGAAGAGATTTCCTGGCCGGTGTTCGAGACGATGCGGGAAAAATGGCGCGGGCGGATCGAATTGCAGGCCGCCTGCCTGCTCGGCATCGAAGGCGTGCGCGACAAGGCCTGGTTCGAACGGCTGGCCAAACGCGTCGCCGCCGCCAAGGGGGTGCTCGGTGTCGTAACCTATATGGTGCCTGATCTCGAAGAGCTTCTCGACCGGGTATTCGGGCAGGCGATCAAGCACGGGCTCGACCTCGATTTTCATGCCGACGAAACCGACGATGTCGCCGCCATATCGCTGAAGAAGATCGCCGAGGCCTCGTTGTGGAACGGTTTTGAGGGCAACATCCTGGTCGGCCATTGCTGCTCGCTGGCGCGCCAGCCTGACCTCGAAGTGCTCGACACGCTGGACAAGGTGGCAAAGGCCGGACTAGCCGTGGTGTCGCTGCCGATGTGCAACCTCTATCTGCAGGACCGGCGCGGCGACGGAACAACGCCGCGCTGGCGCGGTGTGACGCTGCTGCACGAGATGAGGGCGCGGGGCATTCCGGTGGCTGTCGCCTCCGACAACACGCGCGATCCGTTCCACGCCTATGGCGATCTCGATATGCTCGAAGTCTACCGCATGGCGACGCGCATCCTGCATTTCGACCATCCGGTCGGCGACTGGCCGCAAGCGGTGGCGGCGACGCCGGCCAAGGTGATGCGGCTCGACGGTTTCGGCACGCTCGCTACCGGCGGCAACGCCGATTTCATTGTCTTCAAGGGGCGGAGCTGGACCGAATTGCTGTCGCGGCCCGAATCGGATCGCATCGTGGTGCGGGGGGGCAGGGCGATCGAGCGCCGGCTGCCCGACTATGCCGAACTCGACGAACTGATGGTGTGA
- a CDS encoding ABC transporter ATP-binding protein, whose protein sequence is MKLEKVAQAPAMASGEGPMLLALRDVGKVFSNGVTALSDVDLTIREGDFLSLLGPSGCGKSTALRLIAGLSTPTSGLLDWRGNIDRSNIGFVFQEPTLLPWASVFDNVWLPLRLKGVSRAKAEPAVMDMLARVHLTGFENAVPRELSGGMKMRVSIARAMVTKPRILLMDEPFAALDEITRFKLNNDLLELWQDERFTVVFVTHSVFESVFLSSRVVVMAARPGRVFGELAVDAPYPRDEAFRTSPDYAALCRQASDVLVNAINSTAGPHHDGH, encoded by the coding sequence GTGAAGCTGGAGAAAGTGGCGCAGGCGCCGGCAATGGCATCGGGTGAAGGCCCGATGCTGTTGGCGCTGCGCGATGTCGGCAAGGTCTTTTCCAACGGCGTCACGGCGCTGAGCGACGTCGACCTGACCATCCGGGAAGGCGATTTCCTCAGCCTGCTCGGCCCGTCGGGCTGCGGCAAGTCGACGGCGCTCAGGCTGATCGCCGGCCTGTCGACGCCGACCTCGGGACTGCTCGACTGGCGCGGCAATATCGACCGGTCGAACATCGGCTTCGTCTTCCAGGAGCCAACGCTGCTGCCCTGGGCCAGTGTCTTCGATAATGTCTGGCTGCCGCTCAGGCTGAAGGGTGTGTCGCGCGCCAAGGCGGAGCCTGCTGTGATGGATATGCTGGCGCGCGTCCACCTCACCGGTTTCGAGAACGCCGTGCCGCGCGAGCTTTCCGGCGGCATGAAGATGCGCGTCTCGATCGCGCGCGCCATGGTGACCAAGCCGCGCATCCTGTTGATGGACGAACCGTTCGCTGCGCTGGACGAGATCACCCGCTTCAAGCTCAACAACGACCTCCTGGAGCTGTGGCAGGACGAACGCTTCACCGTCGTCTTCGTCACCCACAGCGTCTTCGAGAGCGTGTTCCTGTCGAGCCGCGTCGTCGTCATGGCGGCACGGCCGGGCCGCGTCTTTGGCGAGCTGGCCGTCGACGCGCCCTATCCGCGCGATGAGGCGTTCCGCACCTCGCCCGATTATGCCGCGCTCTGCCGCCAGGCGTCCGACGTTCTGGTCAACGCCATCAACTCAACCGCCGGACCGCACCATGACGGCCATTGA
- a CDS encoding pyridoxal phosphate-dependent aminotransferase, whose protein sequence is MPRPSSRIAGIVPSGKDGWEVHFAAWTRKQAGEDIIMLSVGDHDFDTPSETIEACVTAVRASNHHYTPLPGLPRLRKAMAATSTACAGVATEPDQVIATPGGQAALYAAVQAVLDPGDHAIVVAPYYATYPNTFSAAGADFTVVETPAEDGFQPRADMIRAALKANTRAILINTPNNPTGAVYSRERLEDVAKVCREHDLWLLSDEVYWTLGGGEHISPRSLPGMAERTLVINSMSKSHGMTGWRMGWLTGPREMIALLINLNLVTTYGLPAFISIACAEALENGYGVKEIAERYAGRRTLFLEAIRGMNDVTVRGSEGGMYVMLDVSAIEPDDEKFAWALLDKERVGVMPGASFGEAAAGHIRVSLCQPEPILKEAALRLRRFASAYRREAA, encoded by the coding sequence ATGCCCAGACCCTCATCGCGCATTGCCGGCATCGTGCCTTCGGGCAAGGACGGCTGGGAGGTGCATTTCGCCGCCTGGACTCGCAAGCAGGCCGGCGAGGACATCATCATGCTGTCGGTCGGCGACCACGACTTCGACACGCCTTCGGAAACCATTGAGGCCTGCGTGACGGCGGTTCGCGCCAGCAACCACCACTACACGCCGCTGCCCGGCCTGCCGCGCCTGCGCAAGGCGATGGCGGCGACCTCCACCGCCTGCGCCGGCGTCGCCACGGAGCCCGACCAGGTCATCGCCACACCAGGCGGACAGGCGGCGCTTTATGCCGCCGTGCAGGCCGTGCTCGACCCCGGCGACCATGCCATCGTCGTCGCGCCCTATTACGCCACTTATCCCAATACCTTCAGCGCCGCCGGCGCCGACTTCACCGTTGTCGAGACGCCGGCCGAGGACGGCTTCCAGCCACGCGCCGACATGATCCGCGCCGCACTCAAGGCCAACACCCGCGCCATTCTGATCAACACGCCGAACAACCCGACCGGCGCCGTCTATTCGCGCGAGCGGCTGGAGGACGTGGCCAAAGTCTGCCGGGAGCATGATCTCTGGCTGCTGTCGGATGAGGTCTACTGGACGCTGGGTGGCGGCGAGCACATCTCGCCGCGTTCCCTGCCCGGCATGGCGGAGCGCACGCTGGTCATCAATTCGATGTCGAAGAGCCACGGCATGACCGGCTGGCGCATGGGCTGGCTGACCGGCCCCAGGGAAATGATCGCGCTGCTCATCAACCTCAACCTGGTGACGACCTACGGCCTGCCGGCCTTCATCTCGATCGCCTGCGCCGAAGCGCTCGAGAATGGCTATGGCGTCAAGGAGATCGCCGAGCGCTATGCCGGGCGGCGCACGCTGTTCCTCGAAGCGATCCGCGGCATGAACGACGTCACCGTGCGCGGCTCCGAGGGCGGCATGTATGTCATGCTCGACGTTTCGGCGATCGAGCCTGACGACGAGAAGTTCGCCTGGGCACTGCTCGACAAGGAAAGGGTCGGCGTCATGCCGGGTGCGAGCTTCGGCGAGGCTGCCGCCGGACACATCCGCGTCAGCCTCTGCCAGCCCGAGCCCATCCTCAAGGAGGCAGCGCTTCGCCTGCGCCGCTTCGCTTCCGCCTACCGCCGCGAGGCCGCATGA
- a CDS encoding GcvT family protein — translation MSKSIPSKARAVIIGGGVSGCSVAYHLAKLGWTDIVLLERKQLTCGTTWHAAGLIGQLRASQNMTRLAKYSADLYVKLEAETDVGTGMRQVGSITVALTEERKHEIYRQASLARAFDVDVREISPSEVKQMYPHLNVSDVVGAVHLPLDGQCDPANIAMALAKGARQRGAAIIENVKVTKVHTKNGRVSGVSWAQGEEQGTIETDIVVNCAGMWARELGRQNGVTIPLHACEHFYLVTEPIPGLTRLPVLRVPDECAYYKEDAGKMMLGAFEPVAKPWGMEGIREDFCFDQLPEDMDHFEPILEMGVNRMPMLGTAGIHTFFNGPESFTPDDRYYLGEAPELSGYWMATGYNSIGIVSSGGAGMALAQWINDGEAPFDLWEVDIRRAQPFQKNRRYLKERVSETLGLLYADHFPYRQMATSRGVRRSPLHEHLKARGAVFGEVAGWERANWFARDGQEREYRYSWKRQNWFDNQREEHLAVRNGVGLFDMTSFGKIRVEGRDACAFLQRLCANDMDVAPGRIVYTQMLNAKGGIESDLTVSRLSDTAYFLVVPGATLQRDLAWLRRHVADEFVVITDVTAAEAVLCLMGPDSRKLIQKVSPNDFSNEANPFGTFQEIEIGMGLARAHRVTYVGELGWELYVSTEQAAHVFEAIADAGADVGLKLCGLHTLDSCRIEKAFRHFGHDITDEDNVLEAGLGFAVKTAKSGFIGRDAVLRKKEAGLSRRLVQFRLKDPQPLLFHNEAILRDGRIVGPITSGNYGHHLGGAIGLGYVPCKGESEADVLASSYEVEIAGERFAAEASLKPMYDPKAERVRM, via the coding sequence ATGAGTAAAAGCATTCCCAGCAAAGCCCGCGCCGTCATCATCGGCGGCGGCGTCTCCGGCTGCTCGGTCGCCTATCACCTGGCCAAGCTCGGCTGGACCGACATCGTGCTGCTCGAACGCAAGCAACTCACCTGCGGCACGACCTGGCATGCCGCCGGCCTGATCGGCCAGCTGCGTGCCTCGCAGAACATGACCCGTCTGGCGAAATATTCTGCCGACCTCTACGTCAAGCTCGAAGCCGAGACCGATGTCGGCACCGGCATGCGCCAGGTCGGCTCGATCACCGTGGCGTTGACCGAGGAGCGCAAGCACGAGATCTACCGGCAGGCCTCGCTGGCCCGCGCCTTCGATGTCGACGTGCGCGAGATTTCGCCGAGCGAAGTCAAGCAGATGTATCCGCATCTCAATGTGTCCGATGTGGTCGGCGCCGTGCATTTGCCGCTCGATGGCCAGTGTGACCCGGCCAACATCGCCATGGCGCTTGCCAAGGGCGCGCGCCAGCGGGGTGCCGCCATCATCGAAAACGTCAAGGTCACCAAGGTCCACACCAAGAACGGCCGTGTCTCCGGCGTATCCTGGGCACAGGGCGAAGAGCAAGGCACGATCGAGACCGACATCGTCGTCAACTGCGCCGGCATGTGGGCGCGCGAGCTCGGACGCCAGAACGGCGTCACCATCCCGCTGCACGCCTGCGAGCATTTCTACCTCGTCACCGAGCCGATCCCAGGACTGACCCGCCTGCCGGTGCTGCGCGTGCCGGACGAGTGCGCCTACTACAAGGAAGACGCCGGCAAGATGATGCTCGGCGCTTTCGAGCCCGTGGCGAAACCTTGGGGCATGGAGGGCATTCGCGAGGATTTCTGCTTCGACCAGCTGCCCGAGGACATGGACCATTTCGAGCCCATCCTCGAAATGGGCGTCAACCGCATGCCGATGCTGGGCACCGCCGGAATCCATACCTTCTTCAACGGCCCCGAAAGTTTCACGCCGGACGACCGCTACTATCTCGGCGAGGCGCCGGAGCTGTCAGGCTACTGGATGGCGACCGGCTACAATTCGATCGGCATCGTCTCGTCCGGCGGCGCCGGCATGGCGCTGGCGCAATGGATCAACGATGGTGAAGCGCCCTTCGACCTGTGGGAGGTCGATATCCGCCGCGCCCAGCCGTTCCAGAAGAACCGGCGCTATCTCAAGGAGCGCGTCTCCGAAACGCTCGGTCTGCTCTATGCCGACCATTTCCCCTACCGCCAGATGGCGACGTCGCGCGGCGTCCGCCGCTCGCCTCTGCATGAGCATCTGAAGGCGCGCGGCGCCGTGTTCGGCGAGGTCGCCGGCTGGGAGCGCGCCAACTGGTTCGCGCGTGACGGCCAGGAGCGCGAGTACCGCTATTCGTGGAAGCGGCAGAACTGGTTCGACAACCAGCGCGAAGAGCACCTCGCCGTCCGCAACGGCGTCGGCCTGTTCGACATGACCTCGTTCGGCAAGATCCGGGTCGAGGGCCGCGATGCCTGCGCCTTCCTGCAGCGGCTCTGCGCCAACGACATGGACGTCGCGCCGGGTAGGATCGTCTACACGCAGATGCTCAACGCCAAGGGCGGCATCGAGAGCGATCTAACCGTGTCGCGCCTGTCGGACACGGCTTACTTCCTCGTCGTGCCCGGCGCCACCTTGCAGCGCGACCTCGCCTGGCTGAGGCGCCACGTCGCCGACGAGTTCGTCGTCATCACCGACGTGACCGCGGCCGAGGCCGTGCTTTGCCTGATGGGGCCGGACTCGCGAAAGCTGATCCAGAAGGTGAGCCCGAACGACTTCTCCAACGAGGCGAACCCCTTCGGCACGTTCCAGGAGATCGAGATCGGCATGGGCCTCGCCCGCGCCCACCGCGTCACCTATGTCGGCGAGCTCGGCTGGGAGCTCTATGTCTCGACAGAGCAGGCAGCCCACGTCTTCGAGGCGATAGCCGATGCCGGCGCCGATGTCGGCCTGAAACTGTGCGGTCTGCATACGCTCGATTCCTGCCGCATCGAAAAAGCGTTCCGCCATTTCGGCCACGACATCACCGACGAGGACAATGTGTTGGAAGCCGGCCTCGGCTTCGCCGTCAAGACGGCCAAAAGCGGCTTCATCGGCCGCGACGCGGTGCTGCGGAAGAAGGAAGCCGGCCTGTCACGCCGGCTGGTGCAGTTCCGTCTGAAGGACCCGCAGCCCCTGCTCTTCCACAATGAGGCGATCTTGCGCGACGGCAGGATCGTCGGCCCGATCACATCGGGCAATTATGGCCACCATCTCGGCGGCGCCATCGGCCTCGGCTATGTGCCGTGCAAGGGCGAGAGCGAGGCGGACGTGCTGGCCTCGTCCTACGAGGTTGAGATCGCCGGCGAGCGTTTTGCGGCTGAAGCCTCGCTGAAGCCGATGTATGACCCGAAAGCCGAAAGGGTCAGAATGTAG